In Nocardioides sp. zg-1228, a single window of DNA contains:
- a CDS encoding ABC transporter permease, whose translation MTTPHTAPDGAAVTTARPAPTGALSAWEGMARQYDYWLTVLKRTWRGGVVSSFLTPLLYVVAMGVLLGGFIEADPDRLDGATSYLAFVVPGLVASHAMTIAVNESTYPVMGAIKWHKTFYAQLATPLAVRDLVNAFVAFVVFRVASACAVFMLVLAPFGVFTTWWGPILAWVSQVLVGCAFATLVFAYSARLRSEEGFGLLFRLGVIPLTLFSGAFFPISNLGPVLEWLARLTPLWHGVSLSRMFCVGQVDWSLVAVHVVVLVSLTVVGWFLAVRHLDRRLEV comes from the coding sequence GTGACGACACCGCACACGGCCCCCGACGGCGCCGCCGTGACCACCGCCCGACCGGCGCCGACGGGCGCCCTGTCGGCGTGGGAGGGCATGGCCCGCCAGTACGACTACTGGCTCACCGTCCTCAAGCGCACCTGGCGCGGGGGAGTGGTGAGCAGCTTCCTCACGCCGCTGCTCTACGTCGTCGCGATGGGCGTGCTGCTCGGTGGCTTCATCGAGGCCGACCCCGACCGGCTCGACGGCGCGACGTCCTACCTCGCCTTCGTCGTCCCCGGCCTCGTCGCCTCGCACGCCATGACGATCGCGGTCAACGAGTCGACGTACCCCGTCATGGGGGCCATCAAGTGGCACAAGACCTTCTACGCCCAGCTGGCCACGCCGCTCGCCGTGCGCGACCTGGTCAACGCCTTCGTCGCGTTCGTGGTGTTCCGGGTCGCCTCGGCCTGCGCGGTCTTCATGCTGGTCCTCGCGCCGTTCGGCGTCTTCACCACGTGGTGGGGGCCGATCCTGGCGTGGGTGTCGCAGGTGCTGGTCGGCTGCGCCTTCGCCACCCTGGTCTTCGCCTACAGCGCGCGGCTGCGGTCGGAGGAGGGGTTCGGCCTGCTGTTCCGCCTCGGCGTGATCCCGCTGACGCTGTTCTCCGGGGCGTTCTTCCCGATCAGCAACCTCGGCCCGGTGCTCGAGTGGCTCGCCCGGCTGACCCCGCTGTGGCACGGCGTCTCGCTGTCGCGGATGTTCTGCGTGGGCCAGGTCGACTGGTCGCTCGTCGCCGTGCACGTCGTGGTCCTGGTCTCGCTCACCGTCGTCGGCTGGTTCCTCGCCGTGCGCCACCTCGACCGTCGGCTGGAGGTCTGA
- a CDS encoding ABC transporter permease, whose protein sequence is MALVDPIPAPLTPAAATKVLVLRNYVVYKDAWKLFITGFLEPVFYLFSIGIGVGKLIDTFEFHGEAIPYAEFVAPAMLATSAFNGALLDSTYNVFFKLRYEKLYDQMLATPLSTGDIARGEITWGLMRGSVYSAAFLVVMALMGLTDTWWAVLALPAAILIAFAFSAVCMALTTWMTSWQDFDKIQLAQMPLFLFSATFFPIEAFGDGVLRWVVEATPLYRGVVLCRELTTGVVTWESAVSVVYLVAMGIVGLLVVRRRLDKLLLT, encoded by the coding sequence ATGGCACTCGTCGACCCGATCCCCGCCCCGCTCACCCCCGCAGCCGCCACCAAGGTGCTGGTGCTGCGCAACTACGTCGTCTACAAGGACGCGTGGAAGCTCTTCATCACCGGCTTCCTCGAGCCCGTCTTCTACCTCTTCTCCATCGGCATCGGCGTCGGCAAGCTCATCGACACCTTCGAGTTCCACGGCGAGGCGATCCCCTACGCCGAGTTCGTCGCACCCGCCATGCTCGCCACGTCGGCGTTCAACGGCGCGCTGCTGGACTCGACCTACAACGTGTTCTTCAAGCTGCGCTACGAGAAGCTCTACGACCAGATGCTCGCCACGCCGCTCTCCACCGGCGACATCGCGCGCGGCGAGATCACGTGGGGCCTGATGCGCGGCTCGGTCTACTCCGCCGCGTTCCTCGTCGTGATGGCGCTGATGGGCCTGACCGACACCTGGTGGGCCGTCCTCGCCCTGCCGGCCGCGATCCTGATCGCGTTCGCGTTCTCGGCCGTGTGCATGGCCCTGACGACGTGGATGACGTCATGGCAGGACTTCGACAAGATCCAGCTCGCGCAGATGCCGCTGTTCCTCTTCTCGGCGACGTTCTTCCCCATCGAGGCGTTCGGCGACGGTGTGCTCCGCTGGGTCGTGGAGGCCACCCCGCTCTACCGCGGCGTCGTGCTGTGCCGCGAGCTGACCACGGGCGTGGTGACCTGGGAGTCGGCCGTCTCCGTGGTCTACCTCGTCGCGATGGGCATCGTCGGGCTGCTCGTCGTGCGCCGCCGGCTCGACAAGCTGCTGCTGACCTGA
- a CDS encoding GNAT family N-acetyltransferase, with amino-acid sequence MDIRRALPADLPAVAAIYAREAREGHATFDLEPRPMELWEERLAASGPRDHFLVAEHEGAVAGYATSSPFRPKPAYSHTRETTVYVAPGHQGRGVGRRLYDALLARLTDDGVHLVVAAVALPNDASLALHRACGFEEVGVMREVGRKHDRWIDVAWMQRVVG; translated from the coding sequence ATGGACATCCGTCGCGCACTTCCCGCCGACCTTCCCGCCGTCGCGGCGATCTACGCCCGCGAGGCGCGCGAGGGCCATGCCACCTTCGACCTCGAGCCCCGGCCGATGGAGCTGTGGGAGGAGCGGCTGGCCGCCTCCGGGCCGCGCGACCACTTCCTGGTCGCCGAGCACGAGGGCGCCGTCGCCGGCTACGCCACCTCGTCGCCGTTCCGGCCCAAGCCGGCCTACTCCCACACCCGCGAGACCACGGTCTACGTCGCGCCCGGGCACCAGGGCCGCGGCGTGGGCCGGCGGCTGTACGACGCCCTGCTGGCGCGGCTCACCGACGACGGCGTGCACCTCGTCGTCGCCGCCGTCGCCCTGCCGAACGACGCGAGCCTCGCGCTGCACCGCGCGTGCGGCTTCGAGGAGGTGGGCGTGATGCGCGAGGTGGGCCGCAAGCACGACCGCTGGATCGACGTGGCGTGGATGCAGAGGGTGGTGGGCTGA
- a CDS encoding DinB family protein — MSISPDTKDWTWVLERSCPECGFDPAAQGLADLPDLVRASAAEWARALARGDARRRPAPDVWSPLEYGCHVRDVHVLFGERLRLMLTEDEPTFANWDQDTTAVESDYAGQDPAVVSAELVRAAGDVADLYAGVTGAAADRPGLRSNGDRFTVASLGTYHLHDVVHHLHDVGAGLG, encoded by the coding sequence ATGAGCATCTCGCCCGACACCAAGGACTGGACCTGGGTCCTGGAGCGGTCGTGCCCGGAGTGCGGGTTCGACCCGGCAGCGCAGGGGCTGGCCGACCTCCCCGACCTGGTGCGCGCGAGCGCCGCGGAGTGGGCCCGGGCGCTCGCCCGCGGCGACGCGCGCCGGCGGCCCGCGCCCGACGTGTGGTCGCCGCTGGAGTACGGCTGCCACGTCCGTGACGTGCACGTGCTCTTCGGCGAGCGGCTGCGGCTGATGCTGACCGAGGACGAGCCGACCTTCGCCAACTGGGACCAGGACACCACCGCCGTCGAGAGCGACTACGCCGGGCAGGACCCGGCCGTCGTGTCCGCCGAGCTGGTGCGCGCGGCGGGAGACGTGGCCGACCTCTACGCCGGTGTGACGGGCGCGGCCGCGGACCGCCCCGGGCTGCGCTCCAACGGCGACCGCTTCACCGTCGCCTCCCTCGGCACCTACCACCTGCACGACGTCGTGCACCACCTGCACGACGTGGGGGCCGGGCTCGGGTGA
- a CDS encoding class I SAM-dependent methyltransferase, translating into MNETVRAYDLDAAAYADASPVMPASVRADIEDFVDRLAPGARVLEIGSGGGRDARLIEELGLRVRRTDVSQGFVDLLRQRGWQADLLDPLVDDLTSPEGPYDAVWANASLLHVARADLPTVLGRLAEVTRPGGLLRISLKEGDGEGWSTHGSIRHRRHFTYWRADALHAVVLGAGWAEVEVRGEISGKRSESWLEVSAVRDGVSP; encoded by the coding sequence GTGAACGAGACGGTCCGGGCCTACGACCTCGACGCCGCGGCGTACGCCGACGCGTCACCGGTCATGCCGGCCTCGGTCCGTGCCGACATCGAGGACTTCGTCGACCGGCTGGCTCCGGGCGCCCGGGTGCTGGAGATCGGGTCCGGCGGGGGTCGCGACGCCCGGCTGATCGAGGAGCTCGGCCTGCGGGTGCGGCGTACGGACGTCTCGCAGGGCTTCGTCGACCTCCTGCGCCAGCGGGGGTGGCAGGCCGATCTCCTCGACCCGCTCGTCGACGACCTCACCTCGCCGGAGGGCCCGTACGACGCCGTGTGGGCCAACGCCTCGCTGCTCCACGTCGCCCGGGCGGACCTGCCGACGGTGCTCGGGCGCCTCGCCGAGGTCACCCGGCCCGGCGGGCTGCTGCGGATCTCCCTCAAGGAGGGTGACGGCGAGGGGTGGTCGACGCACGGGTCGATCCGCCACCGGCGCCACTTCACCTACTGGCGTGCCGACGCCCTGCACGCCGTCGTCCTCGGTGCCGGCTGGGCCGAGGTCGAGGTGCGCGGCGAGATCTCGGGCAAGCGGTCGGAGTCGTGGCTCGAGGTGTCGGCGGTCCGTGATGGGGTGTCCCCATGA
- a CDS encoding DUF3046 domain-containing protein, translated as MRHTELWARLDQVLGRDYSRTWAELTVVRELDGRTTREALDAGIPPKQVWSAVRRHLELPDSER; from the coding sequence ATGAGGCACACGGAGCTCTGGGCGCGGCTCGACCAGGTCCTCGGGCGTGACTACTCGCGCACCTGGGCCGAGCTGACCGTCGTGCGCGAGCTCGACGGGCGCACGACGCGCGAGGCGCTCGACGCCGGCATCCCTCCCAAGCAGGTCTGGTCCGCGGTGCGCCGCCACCTCGAGCTCCCGGACAGCGAGCGGTGA
- a CDS encoding MFS transporter, producing MADVQRRTVRTLVVSQAVGAVGVTIGVATASLLARDISGSETMAGLAQTFQVLGTAAAAYSLARVMRRRGRRVGLVLGYLAGAAGAVLAVVAGVVDSMAVLLLGAVLLGATTAVNNGSRYAATDLATEEHRARALSVVVWATTIGAVAGPNLTGVGASVARSIGVPELTGGFAIGAVVLVLAAGWVWWRLRPDPLLLAQQEAGAAPDDREPRGRSWRRFVVVVRDVPAVGAAVVAMACAHAAMVTVMIMTPLHMEHGGAHLEVIGFVISVHVLGMFAFSPLVGWAADRYGRAAVLVAGGVVLLVSLALCGLSPQGTSWQIFAGLFLLGVGWSCATVAASTVIADRTPIEARTDVQGTSDMAMSLTAAGGGALAGVIVGSLGYPVLAMFAALLAGAVLVAGTLTHRHA from the coding sequence GTGGCCGACGTGCAGCGGCGCACGGTGCGCACCCTCGTCGTCTCGCAGGCCGTCGGCGCCGTCGGCGTGACCATCGGCGTGGCGACGGCCTCCCTGCTGGCTCGTGACATCTCCGGCAGCGAGACGATGGCCGGCCTCGCGCAGACCTTCCAGGTCCTCGGCACGGCTGCGGCGGCCTACTCCCTGGCGCGGGTGATGCGACGCCGCGGACGACGCGTCGGGCTCGTCCTCGGCTACCTCGCGGGCGCGGCGGGCGCGGTGCTGGCGGTCGTCGCCGGCGTCGTCGACTCGATGGCGGTGCTGCTGCTCGGCGCGGTGCTGCTCGGCGCCACGACGGCGGTCAACAACGGCTCGCGCTACGCCGCCACCGACCTCGCCACTGAGGAGCACCGCGCCCGAGCGCTGTCGGTCGTGGTGTGGGCCACCACGATCGGCGCCGTCGCCGGGCCCAACCTCACCGGCGTGGGCGCGAGCGTCGCCCGGTCGATCGGCGTGCCCGAGCTGACCGGCGGCTTCGCCATCGGTGCCGTCGTCCTCGTGCTCGCGGCGGGGTGGGTCTGGTGGCGGCTGCGCCCCGACCCGTTGCTGCTCGCGCAGCAGGAGGCCGGCGCCGCGCCCGACGACCGCGAGCCGCGCGGGCGGTCGTGGCGTCGGTTCGTCGTCGTCGTACGCGACGTGCCGGCGGTCGGCGCCGCGGTGGTGGCGATGGCCTGCGCCCACGCCGCCATGGTCACCGTGATGATCATGACGCCGCTCCACATGGAGCACGGCGGTGCGCACCTCGAGGTCATCGGCTTCGTGATCTCGGTGCACGTGCTCGGCATGTTCGCCTTCTCGCCGCTCGTAGGCTGGGCCGCCGACCGCTACGGCCGCGCCGCGGTCCTGGTCGCCGGGGGAGTCGTGCTGCTGGTCTCGCTCGCGCTGTGCGGCCTGTCGCCGCAGGGCACGTCGTGGCAGATCTTCGCGGGGCTGTTCCTGCTCGGCGTCGGCTGGTCGTGCGCGACCGTCGCGGCGTCGACGGTGATCGCCGACCGCACGCCCATCGAGGCGCGCACCGACGTGCAGGGCACCTCCGACATGGCGATGTCGCTCACCGCCGCCGGGGGAGGCGCGCTCGCCGGCGTCATCGTCGGCTCGCTCGGCTATCCGGTGCTCGCGATGTTCGCCGCGCTGCTGGCGGGCGCGGTGCTGGTCGCGGGCACCCTCACCCACCGCCACGCCTGA
- the recA gene encoding recombinase RecA, producing the protein MAGADREKALDAALAQVEKQFGKGSVMRLGDETRAPLEVIPTGSIALDVALGLGGLPRGRVVEIYGPESSGKTTVALHAVASAQAAGGIVAFIDAEHALDPDYAKALGVDTDALLVSQPDSGEQALEIADMLVRSGALSLIVIDSVAALVPRAEIEGEMGDSHVGLQARLMSQALRKMTGALNNSGTTAIFINQLREKIGVMFGSPETTTGGRALKFYSSVRLDVRRIETLKDGTDMVGNRTRVKVVKNKVAPPFKQAEFDIMYGKGISREGGLIDVGVEAGIIRKAGAWYTYEGDQLGQGKENSRNFLKDNPDLANEIEKLILEKLGVTPAVDKPADDLSDEPIGVNDF; encoded by the coding sequence ATGGCTGGTGCAGACCGCGAGAAGGCCCTGGATGCCGCGCTCGCTCAGGTGGAGAAGCAGTTCGGCAAGGGCTCGGTCATGCGACTGGGCGACGAGACGCGTGCCCCGCTCGAGGTGATCCCCACGGGGTCGATCGCCCTCGACGTCGCACTCGGCCTGGGCGGCCTGCCGCGCGGGCGCGTCGTGGAGATCTACGGTCCGGAGTCCTCCGGAAAGACGACGGTCGCCCTCCACGCGGTGGCCAGCGCGCAGGCGGCCGGCGGCATCGTCGCCTTCATCGACGCCGAGCACGCGCTCGACCCCGACTACGCGAAGGCGCTCGGCGTCGACACCGACGCGCTCCTGGTCTCGCAGCCCGACTCGGGTGAGCAGGCCCTCGAGATCGCCGACATGCTGGTCCGCTCCGGCGCGCTGTCGCTGATCGTCATCGACTCCGTGGCCGCGCTCGTGCCCCGCGCCGAGATCGAGGGTGAGATGGGCGACAGCCACGTCGGCCTCCAGGCCCGCCTGATGAGCCAGGCGCTGCGCAAGATGACCGGTGCCCTCAACAACTCCGGCACCACGGCCATCTTCATCAACCAGCTGCGCGAGAAGATCGGCGTGATGTTCGGCTCGCCGGAGACCACGACCGGTGGTCGCGCGCTGAAGTTCTACTCCTCGGTGCGCCTCGACGTGCGTCGCATCGAGACGCTCAAGGACGGCACCGACATGGTCGGCAACCGCACCCGCGTCAAGGTCGTCAAGAACAAGGTGGCCCCGCCGTTCAAGCAGGCCGAGTTCGACATCATGTACGGCAAGGGCATCAGCCGCGAGGGCGGTCTCATCGACGTTGGCGTCGAGGCGGGCATCATCCGCAAGGCCGGCGCCTGGTACACCTACGAGGGCGACCAGCTCGGCCAGGGCAAGGAGAACTCGCGCAACTTCCTCAAGGACAACCCCGACCTCGCCAACGAGATCGAGAAGCTCATCCTCGAGAAGCTGGGCGTCACTCCCGCCGTCGACAAGCCCGCCGACGACCTGAGCGACGAGCCCATCGGGGTCAATGACTTCTGA
- a CDS encoding regulatory protein RecX, with protein MTSDRAPGSASGPSSGAVGPETRPAPSWVGDVGLGVEAWVGKVPPTPTGTGAETPEPGTDRPARGDRAGRGSDRGGGRGGRRSGGRGRTRTWEEREAARLAREEAAAAEVEADPEAVARRILLDTLTGQARSRQELADKLAKRGVPDDLAAGLLDRFTEVGLIDDAAYARQWVESRHRSRGLAPRALAQELRRKGVGDDDAKAALEQIDEDDQRIAARALVDKKLRSMAGLDPQVATRRLAGLLARKGYPAGLAFSVVREALAGAAEVDEPHPDF; from the coding sequence ATGACTTCTGACCGGGCGCCCGGCTCCGCATCCGGACCCTCGTCGGGTGCGGTCGGGCCGGAGACCCGGCCGGCCCCGTCGTGGGTCGGCGACGTCGGCCTCGGCGTGGAGGCGTGGGTGGGGAAGGTCCCACCCACGCCCACCGGGACCGGCGCCGAGACCCCGGAGCCCGGCACCGATCGCCCTGCCCGAGGCGATCGCGCTGGGCGCGGCAGCGATCGAGGTGGGGGTCGAGGTGGCCGTCGCTCGGGTGGTCGCGGACGCACCCGCACCTGGGAGGAGCGCGAGGCGGCCAGGCTCGCCCGCGAGGAGGCTGCCGCCGCGGAGGTCGAGGCCGACCCCGAGGCGGTGGCCCGCAGGATCCTCCTCGACACCCTCACCGGGCAGGCGCGCTCGCGCCAGGAGCTGGCCGACAAGCTGGCCAAGCGGGGCGTGCCCGACGACCTCGCCGCCGGCCTGCTCGACCGCTTCACCGAGGTCGGGCTGATCGACGACGCCGCCTACGCCCGGCAGTGGGTGGAGAGCCGGCACCGCAGTCGCGGCCTCGCCCCACGCGCCCTGGCCCAGGAGCTGCGGCGCAAGGGCGTCGGCGACGACGACGCCAAGGCCGCGCTCGAGCAGATCGACGAGGACGACCAGCGCATCGCCGCCCGGGCGCTCGTCGACAAGAAGCTGCGCTCGATGGCAGGGCTCGACCCCCAGGTCGCCACCCGCCGCCTGGCCGGCCTCCTCGCTCGCAAGGGCTACCCCGCCGGCCTCGCGTTCTCCGTCGTCCGCGAGGCGCTGGCCGGGGCAGCCGAGGTCGACGAGCCCCACCCCGACTTCTGA
- a CDS encoding phosphoribosyltransferase family protein gives MSEREVLTYDLFGTATRELAQEVADSGFHPDMILAIARGGLALGMGLGYALAVKNISVVNVEFYTGVDQRLDVPIMLPPTPAAVDLSGLKVLVADDVADTGRTLELVHAFCEGHVAEVRTVVIYEKPQSVIRPDYSWRVTERWIDFPWSVLPPVVDPDAMAH, from the coding sequence GTGAGCGAGCGCGAGGTCCTGACCTACGACCTGTTCGGCACGGCGACGCGCGAGCTGGCCCAGGAGGTGGCCGACTCGGGGTTCCATCCCGACATGATCCTCGCGATCGCCCGGGGCGGACTCGCCCTCGGCATGGGGCTCGGATACGCGCTGGCGGTGAAGAACATCTCCGTGGTCAACGTGGAGTTCTACACCGGCGTCGACCAGCGCCTCGACGTCCCGATCATGCTCCCCCCGACCCCGGCGGCCGTCGACCTGTCGGGCCTGAAGGTGCTGGTGGCCGACGACGTCGCCGACACCGGGCGCACGCTGGAGCTCGTCCACGCGTTCTGCGAGGGACACGTCGCCGAGGTGCGCACGGTCGTCATCTACGAGAAGCCCCAGTCGGTCATCCGACCCGACTACTCGTGGCGGGTCACCGAGCGCTGGATCGACTTCCCCTGGTCGGTGCTGCCGCCGGTCGTGGATCCCGACGCGATGGCGCACTGA
- a CDS encoding PPK2 family polyphosphate kinase, which yields MRPAIADALRLPGGPVDLTTIATDATPGFDGTKTDGRAALADMQVELADLQERLWAERTAGSQRRILLVLQGMDTSGKGGVLRHTIGLVDPQGIRITSFKAPTEEELAHDFLWRIEKGLPEAGYIGVFDRSHYEDVLIGRVRSFADPAEIERRYGAINDFEARLTDEGVSVVKCMLHISAAEQNDRLAARLANPDKHWKYDTSDLDERTMWSAYRQAYEIALERTGTDAAPWYVVPSDKKWYRNLAIAHILLDTLRGLDLHWPAARFDVAAEIRRLAEEAPVR from the coding sequence ATGAGACCCGCCATCGCCGACGCGCTCCGCCTGCCGGGCGGACCCGTCGACCTCACGACGATCGCGACCGACGCCACGCCCGGCTTCGACGGCACCAAGACCGACGGCAGGGCCGCGCTCGCCGACATGCAGGTCGAGCTGGCCGACCTCCAGGAGCGGCTGTGGGCCGAGCGCACCGCCGGCTCCCAGCGGCGCATCCTGCTGGTGCTCCAGGGCATGGACACCAGCGGCAAGGGCGGCGTGCTGCGCCACACCATCGGCCTGGTCGACCCCCAGGGCATCCGCATCACCAGCTTCAAGGCGCCCACGGAGGAGGAGCTCGCGCACGACTTCCTGTGGCGCATCGAGAAGGGGCTGCCGGAGGCCGGCTACATCGGGGTCTTCGACCGCTCCCACTACGAGGACGTCCTCATCGGCCGCGTCCGCTCCTTCGCCGACCCCGCCGAGATCGAGCGCCGCTACGGCGCGATCAACGACTTCGAGGCCCGGCTGACCGACGAGGGCGTCTCGGTCGTCAAGTGCATGCTCCACATCAGCGCCGCCGAGCAGAACGACCGCCTCGCGGCGCGGCTGGCCAACCCCGACAAGCACTGGAAGTACGACACGAGCGACCTCGACGAGCGGACGATGTGGTCGGCCTACCGCCAGGCCTACGAGATCGCCCTCGAGCGCACGGGCACGGACGCCGCGCCGTGGTACGTCGTGCCGTCGGACAAGAAGTGGTATCGCAACCTGGCGATCGCCCACATCCTCCTCGACACCCTGCGCGGCCTCGACCTGCACTGGCCGGCCGCCCGCTTCGACGTCGCGGCCGAGATCCGGCGGCTCGCCGAGGAGGCACCGGTCCGGTGA
- a CDS encoding HipA family kinase, translating to MTSTAVTGPLPTVQVTRYVTPLREGGSLPGVVEGDDLGTYVCKFRGAGQGAKVLVAEVIVSGLATRLGLRTPRLVVLDLDPELARYEADEEVQDLLNASVGPNLGIDFLPGSFGVDGQVGTADDEGARVLWLDAFTANVDRSWRNPNLLLWHGDLWVIDHGASLYFHHGWRSGVTDPARFAAQPWDAAGHVFETCAGRARELDEEIAARLDRDAFVDVLAAVPDVWLEPVPGAETPGALREAYVEFLLARLGTRQWLPEVAR from the coding sequence GTGACGAGCACCGCAGTCACCGGCCCCCTCCCGACGGTCCAGGTCACCCGCTACGTCACCCCGCTGCGCGAGGGCGGCAGCCTGCCCGGCGTCGTGGAGGGCGACGACCTCGGCACCTACGTGTGCAAGTTCCGCGGCGCCGGCCAGGGCGCGAAGGTGCTCGTCGCCGAGGTCATCGTCAGCGGCCTGGCCACCCGCCTCGGCCTGCGCACCCCGCGGCTGGTCGTGCTGGACCTCGACCCCGAGCTCGCGCGCTACGAGGCCGACGAGGAGGTCCAGGACCTGCTCAACGCCAGCGTCGGGCCCAACCTCGGCATCGACTTCCTGCCCGGCTCGTTCGGCGTCGACGGCCAGGTCGGCACGGCGGACGACGAGGGGGCGCGGGTGCTGTGGCTCGACGCCTTCACCGCCAACGTCGACCGTTCGTGGCGCAACCCCAACCTGCTGCTGTGGCACGGCGACCTCTGGGTGATCGACCACGGCGCCTCGCTCTACTTCCACCACGGCTGGCGCTCGGGCGTCACCGACCCGGCGCGGTTCGCCGCGCAGCCGTGGGACGCCGCCGGCCACGTGTTCGAGACCTGCGCCGGCCGGGCGCGCGAGCTCGACGAGGAGATCGCCGCCCGGCTCGACCGGGACGCCTTCGTCGACGTGCTGGCCGCGGTCCCCGACGTGTGGCTGGAGCCGGTGCCCGGCGCGGAGACGCCCGGTGCGCTGCGCGAGGCGTACGTCGAGTTCCTCCTCGCGCGCCTGGGCACCCGCCAGTGGCTGCCGGAGGTCGCACGATGA
- a CDS encoding DUF3037 domain-containing protein, with amino-acid sequence MTARRMAYQYVVLRCVPRPEREEFVNVGVVLHCQAADYLDASWSVDADRLRALHPGIDVDHVCEALTFADRVCRGDERAGEAARQSLGQRFGFLKAPRSTVLQPGPVHGGLTADPARQLAHLRERLVG; translated from the coding sequence ATGACCGCTCGCCGGATGGCCTACCAGTACGTCGTGCTGCGGTGCGTGCCCCGCCCGGAGCGCGAGGAGTTCGTCAACGTCGGCGTCGTGCTGCACTGCCAGGCCGCCGACTACCTCGACGCCTCGTGGTCGGTCGACGCCGATCGGCTCCGCGCCCTCCACCCCGGCATCGACGTCGACCACGTGTGCGAGGCCCTCACCTTCGCCGACCGGGTGTGCCGCGGCGACGAGCGCGCCGGCGAGGCGGCCCGGCAGTCGCTGGGGCAGCGCTTCGGGTTCCTCAAGGCGCCGCGGAGCACGGTGCTGCAGCCGGGCCCGGTGCACGGAGGTCTCACCGCCGACCCGGCGCGACAGCTCGCCCACCTGCGCGAGCGGCTCGTCGGCTAG
- a CDS encoding DNA alkylation repair protein yields MTYVGAVRAALAVAGDPVRAAQQQAYMKSALPFAGLTAPELRALLRPLLVEHRFVDRAQWEAAVLELFEDVEHREEWYAAVALLRDPAYRAWLDPDLLRLLEHLVRLGSWWDVVDEIASQPVGQVLLDHRGAATPVVEGWSVDPGSLWVRRTAVLAQLRHGEQTDTDLLERVLVANLDDTTYGREFFVRKAVGWALRQHARTDPAWVRTFVQDHADRLSGLSRREALKHLT; encoded by the coding sequence ATGACGTACGTCGGTGCGGTGCGCGCGGCCCTCGCCGTGGCCGGCGACCCGGTGCGCGCGGCCCAGCAGCAGGCCTACATGAAGTCCGCGCTGCCGTTCGCCGGCCTGACGGCGCCGGAGCTCAGGGCCCTGCTGCGGCCCCTGCTGGTCGAGCACCGCTTCGTCGACCGGGCGCAGTGGGAGGCCGCGGTGCTCGAGCTGTTCGAGGACGTCGAGCACCGCGAGGAGTGGTACGCCGCGGTCGCGCTGCTGCGCGACCCGGCCTACCGCGCGTGGCTCGACCCCGACCTGCTGCGCCTGCTCGAGCACCTCGTCCGGCTCGGCTCCTGGTGGGACGTCGTCGACGAGATCGCCTCGCAGCCCGTCGGCCAGGTGCTGCTCGACCACCGGGGTGCGGCCACGCCGGTCGTCGAGGGCTGGTCGGTCGACCCCGGCAGCCTGTGGGTGCGGCGTACGGCCGTGCTGGCGCAGCTGCGCCACGGCGAGCAGACCGACACCGACCTGCTGGAGCGGGTGCTCGTCGCCAACCTCGATGACACGACGTACGGGCGCGAGTTCTTCGTCCGCAAGGCGGTGGGGTGGGCGCTGCGACAGCATGCGCGCACCGACCCGGCGTGGGTCCGCACCTTCGTGCAGGACCACGCCGACCGGCTGAGCGGGCTGTCGCGGCGCGAGGCGCTCAAGCACCTCACCTGA